From the Acidobacteriota bacterium genome, one window contains:
- a CDS encoding 50S ribosomal protein L23, with protein MKDPHKIILRPVITEKTTRLKSESGVICFEVARNANKIEIKRAIEHLFKTHVAEVRTQAKAGKVRRVGRNAGRTRDWKKAYVRLREGEKPIEYFEAA; from the coding sequence ATCAAAGACCCCCACAAAATCATCCTGCGTCCGGTGATCACGGAGAAGACGACCCGGCTCAAGTCCGAGAGCGGCGTCATCTGCTTCGAGGTCGCCCGGAACGCCAACAAGATCGAGATCAAGCGGGCCATCGAGCACCTGTTCAAGACCCACGTGGCCGAGGTCCGGACCCAGGCCAAGGCGGGCAAGGTCCGCCGGGTCGGCCGCAACGCGGGGCGCACGAGGGACTGGAAGAAGGCCTACGTCCGGCTCCGCGAGGGCGAGAAGCCGATCGAATACTTCGAGGCGGCATAA
- the fusA gene encoding elongation factor G: MRSYPVERVRNIGIMAHIDAGKTTTTERMLFYTGMTYKIGEVDDGTAVMDWMVQEQERGITITSAATTCAWRDHRINIIDTPGHVDFTAEVERSLRVLDGAIAILCGVGGVEPQSETVWRQADKYRVPRIVFINKMDRVGADPERAVLMLRTRVAAKPLPVQIPLGREDGFRGVIDLIDRKVYDWGQDILGTDYVVREVADGEREEVERKRQDMLEMLSEHDDALMAKYLDGIEVPAPELRAAVRRATLAQDFVPVLYGAAFRNKGVQPLLDAVVDYLPSPADIRPVVGHHPKTMAEETRPASDEAPFSGLVFKIANDPFLGSLAYFRVYSGKAKVGQAVYNSTKGEEEKLSRLLEMHANKRTEIKEVYAGDIAAMGSMKNISTGDTLCLKSHPIVLESIRFPEPVISATIEPKTKADHPKLATTLAKLVREDPTLKVSQDPMTGQTLLRGMGELHLEIVMDRMEREFGVKANLGKPQVAYKETIQAEAEGEGKYIRQAGGKGLYGHVVLKLEPLDRGRGFEFVDRTRGGVIPREFIGDIENGAREACEAGVVAGFPVTDLRAALVGGSTHDVDAAPVAYKIAASLAFREAARKAAPALLEPLMKLEIVAPDEYLGDVVGDINARRGKIEGMEMRSGSRVIMIHVPLAEMFGYATALRTLTQGRGVFVMEFARYDRTPQGVQDEIVARIEGRMPFRADA; this comes from the coding sequence ATGCGGTCATACCCGGTCGAGAGAGTACGGAACATCGGCATTATGGCCCATATCGACGCCGGCAAGACGACCACGACCGAGCGGATGCTCTTTTACACGGGTATGACCTACAAGATTGGCGAGGTGGACGACGGAACGGCCGTGATGGATTGGATGGTCCAGGAGCAGGAGCGCGGGATCACCATCACCTCGGCCGCGACGACGTGCGCCTGGCGTGACCACCGTATCAATATCATCGATACGCCCGGTCACGTGGATTTCACCGCGGAGGTCGAGCGCTCCCTGAGAGTGCTCGACGGCGCGATAGCCATACTGTGTGGAGTTGGCGGCGTCGAACCGCAGTCCGAGACAGTGTGGCGCCAGGCCGATAAGTATCGGGTGCCGCGGATCGTGTTCATCAACAAGATGGACAGGGTCGGCGCGGACCCCGAACGGGCGGTCCTCATGCTGAGGACGCGGGTGGCGGCCAAGCCTCTGCCGGTCCAGATCCCCCTGGGTAGGGAGGACGGATTCCGCGGCGTGATCGACCTCATCGACCGCAAGGTCTATGACTGGGGTCAAGACATCCTGGGGACGGACTATGTCGTCCGCGAGGTCGCGGACGGAGAGCGCGAGGAAGTCGAACGGAAGCGACAGGACATGCTGGAAATGCTGAGTGAGCACGACGACGCCCTGATGGCGAAGTACCTCGACGGGATCGAGGTGCCTGCGCCGGAGCTGCGCGCCGCCGTCCGCCGGGCCACCCTGGCCCAGGACTTCGTCCCCGTCCTCTACGGGGCCGCCTTCCGCAACAAGGGCGTCCAGCCGCTGCTCGACGCCGTCGTCGACTACCTGCCCTCGCCGGCCGACATCCGGCCGGTCGTCGGGCATCACCCCAAGACGATGGCCGAGGAGACGCGGCCGGCCTCGGACGAGGCCCCGTTCTCCGGCCTGGTCTTCAAGATCGCCAACGACCCGTTCCTGGGCAGCCTGGCCTACTTCCGGGTCTACTCCGGCAAGGCCAAGGTCGGGCAGGCCGTCTACAACTCGACCAAGGGCGAGGAGGAGAAGCTCTCCCGCCTGCTCGAGATGCACGCCAACAAGCGGACGGAGATCAAGGAGGTCTACGCCGGGGACATCGCGGCCATGGGCTCGATGAAGAACATCTCGACGGGGGACACGCTCTGCCTCAAGAGCCATCCCATCGTCCTCGAGTCCATCCGCTTCCCGGAGCCGGTCATCTCGGCGACCATCGAGCCCAAGACCAAGGCTGACCACCCCAAGCTGGCGACGACCCTGGCCAAGCTCGTCCGCGAGGACCCGACCCTCAAGGTCAGCCAGGACCCGATGACGGGCCAGACGCTCCTGCGGGGGATGGGGGAGCTGCACCTCGAGATCGTCATGGACCGGATGGAGCGCGAGTTCGGCGTCAAGGCCAACCTGGGCAAGCCCCAGGTCGCTTATAAAGAGACCATCCAGGCCGAGGCCGAGGGCGAGGGCAAGTACATCCGCCAGGCCGGCGGCAAGGGCCTGTACGGCCATGTCGTCCTCAAGCTCGAGCCCCTCGACCGGGGCCGCGGCTTCGAGTTCGTCGACCGGACCCGGGGCGGGGTCATCCCGCGCGAGTTCATCGGCGACATCGAGAACGGCGCCCGCGAGGCCTGCGAGGCGGGCGTCGTGGCCGGCTTCCCGGTGACCGACCTGCGGGCCGCCCTCGTCGGCGGCTCGACCCACGACGTCGACGCGGCGCCGGTCGCCTACAAGATCGCGGCTTCCCTGGCCTTCCGCGAGGCCGCCAGGAAGGCCGCCCCGGCGCTGCTGGAGCCGCTGATGAAGCTCGAGATCGTCGCCCCCGACGAATATCTGGGCGACGTCGTCGGCGACATCAACGCCCGGCGGGGCAAGATCGAGGGCATGGAGATGCGCAGCGGCTCACGCGTCATCATGATCCATGTCCCCCTGGCCGAGATGTTCGGCTACGCGACGGCGCTCCGGACCCTGACCCAGGGCCGCGGCGTCTTCGTCATGGAGTTCGCGCGGTACGACCGGACGCCCCAGGGCGTCCAGGACGAGATCGTCGCCCGGATCGAGGGCCGCATGCCGTTCCGGGCCGACGCCTAG
- the rplC gene encoding 50S ribosomal protein L3 codes for MTMIQGLIAKKIGMSQQFDDAGNVVPVTVLKAGPCTIIQKKTDETDGYTAVQLGFVEERAVARPRRPQSGHFKKAGVPVVKKLQEVGCSDLAAVKEGDQVLVDIFEVGETIDIIGTSKGKGFAGVVKRHHFAGGGAAHGSMFHRAPGSIGASSYPSRVIKGMRMGGHMGHDRVTVRKLTVVATDKDQNLLIVKGAVPGAKGGYVLVRKAAPAPARAK; via the coding sequence ATGACCATGATCCAGGGACTGATCGCCAAGAAGATCGGCATGAGCCAGCAGTTCGACGACGCCGGCAACGTCGTCCCCGTCACCGTCCTCAAGGCGGGGCCGTGCACGATCATCCAGAAGAAGACGGACGAGACCGACGGCTACACGGCCGTCCAGCTCGGCTTCGTCGAGGAGCGGGCCGTCGCCCGGCCGCGCAGGCCCCAGTCCGGGCATTTCAAGAAGGCCGGCGTCCCCGTGGTCAAGAAGCTCCAGGAGGTCGGCTGCTCCGATCTCGCCGCCGTCAAGGAAGGGGACCAGGTCCTGGTCGACATCTTCGAGGTCGGCGAGACGATCGACATCATCGGGACGAGCAAGGGCAAGGGCTTCGCCGGCGTCGTCAAGCGCCACCACTTCGCCGGGGGCGGCGCCGCCCACGGCTCCATGTTCCACCGCGCGCCCGGCTCGATCGGCGCCTCGTCCTATCCCTCGCGGGTCATCAAGGGCATGCGCATGGGCGGCCACATGGGCCACGACCGGGTCACGGTCCGCAAGCTCACGGTCGTCGCCACGGACAAGGACCAGAACCTCCTCATCGTCAAGGGCGCCGTGCCCGGCGCCAAGGGGGGCTACGTCCTGGTCCGCAAGGCCGCGCCGGCCCCCGCGCGGGCGAAATGA
- the rplD gene encoding 50S ribosomal protein L4 has protein sequence MAKLDIIDRSGQTAAQVDLPDAVFGGRAKDHLIYEAVVNYQANQRQGTAATKTRAFVSGGGKKPWRQKGTGRARVGSTRSPLWKKGGTVFGPQPRDYSYELPKKARRGALLSALAQKHAAGELLVASDLDVKEPRTKEAVALLKAYKLGSALLVDLPDNAHLFRAVRNLPRVKAVDVAGLNIYDVLAHKSVVFSRRAFEAVLEKLS, from the coding sequence ATGGCCAAACTCGACATCATCGACCGCAGCGGCCAGACGGCCGCGCAGGTGGACCTGCCCGACGCCGTCTTCGGCGGGCGGGCCAAGGACCACCTGATCTACGAAGCCGTCGTCAACTACCAGGCCAACCAGCGCCAGGGCACGGCGGCCACCAAGACCCGGGCCTTCGTCAGCGGCGGCGGCAAGAAGCCGTGGCGGCAGAAAGGCACCGGCCGGGCCCGCGTCGGCAGCACGCGCTCACCTCTCTGGAAGAAGGGCGGGACGGTCTTCGGGCCGCAGCCCCGCGACTATTCCTACGAGCTGCCGAAGAAGGCCCGCCGGGGCGCCCTGCTCTCGGCCCTGGCCCAGAAGCACGCCGCCGGCGAGCTCCTCGTCGCCAGCGACCTCGACGTCAAGGAGCCCAGGACCAAGGAGGCCGTGGCCCTGCTCAAGGCCTACAAGCTGGGCTCGGCCCTCCTCGTCGACCTGCCCGACAACGCTCACCTCTTCCGGGCGGTCCGGAACCTGCCCCGGGTCAAAGCGGTCGATGTCGCCGGCCTCAACATCTACGACGTCCTCGCCCACAAGTCCGTCGTCTTCAGCCGGCGGGCGTTCGAGGCCGTCCTGGAGAAACTGTCGTGA
- the tuf gene encoding elongation factor Tu, giving the protein MAKEKFARTKPHVNVGTIGHIDHGKTTLTAAITKVLATKGLAQAKSYDDVAKADAKMFRRDATKILTVALSHVEYESEKRHYAHIDCPGHADYIKNMISGAAQMDGAVLVVSAADGPMPQTREHILLAHQVNVPAIVVFMNKCDLVDDPEILDLVELEVRELLSKYDFPGDKVPVIRGSATKALEDPAGEGAKPIWELVKAMDDYIPEPQREVDKPFQMAIEDVFSITGRGTVVTGRVERGVVKVGDECEIVGLRPTRKTVVTGVEMFRKLLDQAQAGDNIGALLRGVGKDEVERGQVLAKPGSITPHRKFRAQVVALTKEEGGRHTPFFKGYRPQFYFRTTDVTGSVKLPDNVEMVMPGDSVNLEIELITDVAMEKALRFAIREGGRTVGAGTVTEIIE; this is encoded by the coding sequence ATGGCGAAAGAAAAGTTTGCGAGGACGAAACCCCATGTCAACGTCGGTACGATCGGTCATATCGACCACGGCAAGACGACGCTGACGGCCGCCATTACCAAGGTTTTGGCGACCAAAGGCCTGGCCCAGGCCAAGAGCTACGACGACGTCGCCAAGGCCGACGCCAAGATGTTCCGCCGCGACGCGACGAAGATCCTGACGGTCGCCCTGAGCCACGTCGAGTACGAGAGCGAGAAGCGGCATTACGCCCACATCGACTGCCCCGGCCACGCCGACTACATCAAGAACATGATCTCCGGCGCGGCCCAGATGGACGGCGCCGTGCTGGTCGTGTCCGCCGCCGACGGCCCCATGCCCCAGACCCGTGAGCACATCCTGCTCGCCCACCAGGTCAACGTGCCGGCCATCGTCGTCTTCATGAACAAGTGCGACCTCGTCGACGATCCCGAGATCCTCGACCTGGTCGAGCTCGAGGTGCGCGAGCTGCTCTCGAAGTACGACTTCCCCGGAGACAAGGTCCCGGTCATCCGCGGCAGCGCCACCAAGGCCCTGGAAGACCCGGCCGGCGAGGGCGCCAAGCCCATCTGGGAGCTGGTCAAGGCCATGGACGACTACATCCCCGAGCCCCAGCGCGAGGTCGACAAGCCGTTCCAGATGGCCATCGAGGACGTCTTCTCGATCACCGGCCGCGGCACCGTCGTCACCGGCAGGGTCGAGCGCGGCGTCGTCAAGGTCGGCGACGAGTGCGAGATCGTCGGGCTCCGCCCGACCCGCAAGACCGTCGTCACGGGCGTCGAGATGTTCCGCAAGCTCCTCGACCAGGCCCAGGCCGGCGACAACATCGGGGCCCTGCTCCGCGGCGTCGGCAAGGACGAGGTCGAGCGCGGCCAGGTCCTGGCCAAGCCCGGGTCCATCACGCCGCACCGGAAGTTCAGGGCCCAGGTCGTCGCCCTGACCAAGGAAGAGGGCGGGCGGCACACGCCGTTCTTCAAGGGCTACCGGCCGCAGTTCTACTTCCGGACGACCGACGTCACCGGCTCCGTCAAGCTGCCTGACAACGTCGAAATGGTCATGCCCGGCGACTCCGTCAACCTGGAGATCGAGCTGATCACCGACGTGGCCATGGAGAAGGCCCTCCGCTTCGCCATCCGCGAGGGCGGCCGGACGGTCGGCGCCGGCACCGTCACCGAGATCATCGAGTAA
- the rpoC gene encoding DNA-directed RNA polymerase subunit beta' — MDIRPPITTAPRPRPEFDRVRISIASPDKIKSWSWGEVTKPETINYRTFKPEKDGLFCAKIFGPINDYECLCGKYKRMKYRGIICERCGVEVTKSKVRRERMGHIQLASPVAHIWFFKSPPSRIGLVLDLSIKDLEKVLYFESYIVIDPADTPLKEKQLLNEEEYKDAQEKYGDKFEASIGAEAIKTLLVKINIQKEADRLRKLMKKETSQQRKLRYAKRLRVFKALKRSGNRPEWMVLDVIPVIPPDLRPLVRLDGGRFATSDLNDLYRRVINRNNRLKKLIELKAPELIIRNEKRMLQEAVDALFDNGKRGRVHLGANRRPLKSLSEALRGKQGRFRQNLLGKRVDYSGRSVIVVGPELKLNQCGLPKKMALELFKPFIFNKLEKEGLVPSVKVAREWHEQERPEVWDYLEEVVREHPIFLNRAPTLHRLGIQAFEPLLVEGKAIQIHPLVCAAFNADFDGDQMAVHIPLSVEAQIEAQTLMLSTNNILSPAHGRPLTIPSQDMVLGCYYLTLEKKGLKGEGRIFGSPEAALLAMEAGEVALQSIIKLRFSGPFMNLATYYDDQGVMTCPVQSFKNELVETTPGRIIFNGVLPKGHPFVNGVLRKKGMENLVFYTYLKVGLQPTVQMLDALKQLGFTYATRAGFSLGIDDFVIPGEKKALVDKAEREVQAIENLYRDGTISSGERFNRVVEIWGTVTDKVSSAMIEEMKRISLEGKELNPLYVMADSGSRGNKQQIRQLAGMRGLMSKPSGEILETPITANLREGLNVLQYFISTHGARKGLADTALKTANSGYLTRKLVDVCQEVIVDEHDCGTLKGINVSAIVENGEIIEPFLDRIVGRVALEQVVHPDTGEVIVEMNGEITEKIAQQFQDLGIERVKIRSVLSCEAKRGICQLCYGRSPASGKMVELGEAVGIVAAQSIGEPGTQLTMRTFHVGGIAMGGAERSKIEAKNEGVLKFNNLKAVANKEGTLIVVNRSANIAVLDHRGREVEHYQVPYGARILVPEGQEIKSRQAFAEWDPFNTFILTEESGAVRFHDVVLGVSMEEVQDEFTGLITQVIIDPKDEKLQPQVEIVDPKRTDDKGRPVLLRKYFLPSGANLEIKDAEAVFAGDVLAKIPREAARTKDITGGLPRAEELFEARRPKLPAVISEIDGTVQIGGLVRGYRKITVRNERGGEKEYLIPKGAHLSVSDAERIRAGDALMDGPVNPHDILRVLGEKELAEYLLKEVQAVYRLQGVAINDKHIETIIRMMLRWVKVEEVGDTEFLIDEQVDKFVFQAENEKVMKKGSKPAKARPLLLGITKSALSTDSWISAASFQETTRVLTEACLYGKVDYLRRLKENIIMGRLIPAGTGYKFYRNVELKEEMQPLLAEKEEEEVLPDA; from the coding sequence ATGGACATTCGACCTCCGATCACCACGGCTCCCCGGCCGCGGCCCGAGTTTGACCGGGTCCGGATCAGCATCGCCTCGCCGGACAAGATCAAGAGCTGGTCCTGGGGCGAGGTGACCAAGCCGGAGACGATCAACTACCGGACCTTCAAGCCCGAGAAGGACGGCCTGTTCTGCGCCAAGATCTTCGGGCCCATCAACGACTATGAGTGCCTCTGCGGCAAGTACAAGCGGATGAAGTACCGGGGCATCATCTGCGAGCGCTGCGGCGTCGAGGTCACCAAGAGCAAGGTCCGCCGCGAGCGCATGGGCCACATCCAGCTGGCCTCGCCCGTGGCCCACATCTGGTTCTTCAAGAGCCCGCCGAGCCGCATCGGCCTCGTCCTCGACCTGTCCATCAAGGACCTGGAGAAGGTCCTCTACTTCGAGTCCTACATCGTCATCGACCCGGCCGACACGCCGCTCAAGGAGAAGCAGCTTCTCAACGAGGAGGAGTACAAGGACGCCCAGGAGAAGTACGGCGACAAGTTCGAGGCCTCCATCGGCGCCGAGGCCATCAAGACCCTCCTCGTGAAGATCAACATCCAGAAGGAGGCCGACCGCCTGCGCAAGCTTATGAAGAAGGAGACGTCCCAGCAGCGCAAGCTCCGCTACGCCAAGCGCCTCCGCGTCTTCAAGGCCCTCAAGCGCTCCGGCAACCGGCCGGAGTGGATGGTCCTCGACGTCATCCCCGTCATCCCGCCCGACCTGCGGCCCCTCGTCCGCCTGGACGGCGGCCGCTTCGCCACCTCGGACCTGAACGACCTCTACCGCCGGGTCATCAACCGCAACAACCGGCTCAAGAAGCTCATCGAGCTCAAGGCCCCCGAGCTGATCATCCGCAACGAGAAGCGGATGCTCCAGGAGGCCGTCGACGCCCTGTTCGACAACGGCAAGCGGGGCCGGGTCCACCTCGGCGCCAACCGCCGGCCGCTCAAGTCGCTGAGCGAGGCCCTGCGCGGCAAGCAGGGCCGCTTCCGCCAGAACCTGCTGGGCAAGCGCGTCGACTACTCGGGCCGCTCGGTCATCGTCGTCGGCCCCGAGCTCAAGCTCAACCAGTGCGGCCTGCCCAAGAAGATGGCCCTGGAGCTGTTCAAGCCCTTCATCTTCAACAAGCTCGAGAAGGAGGGCCTCGTCCCCAGCGTCAAGGTTGCCCGGGAATGGCACGAGCAGGAGCGGCCCGAGGTCTGGGACTACCTCGAGGAGGTCGTCCGCGAGCACCCGATCTTCCTCAACCGCGCGCCGACCCTGCACCGGCTCGGCATCCAGGCCTTCGAGCCCCTGCTCGTCGAGGGCAAGGCCATCCAGATCCACCCGCTCGTCTGCGCCGCGTTCAACGCCGACTTCGACGGCGACCAGATGGCCGTCCACATCCCGCTCTCGGTCGAGGCCCAGATCGAGGCCCAGACCCTGATGCTCTCGACCAACAACATCCTGTCGCCCGCCCACGGCCGGCCGCTGACCATCCCCAGCCAGGACATGGTCCTCGGCTGCTACTACCTGACCCTCGAGAAGAAGGGGCTGAAAGGGGAGGGCCGCATCTTCGGCTCGCCCGAGGCCGCCCTGCTGGCCATGGAGGCCGGCGAGGTCGCCCTCCAGAGCATCATCAAGCTGCGCTTCAGCGGGCCGTTCATGAACCTGGCCACCTACTACGACGACCAGGGCGTCATGACCTGCCCGGTCCAGTCCTTCAAGAACGAGCTGGTCGAGACGACCCCCGGCCGCATCATCTTCAACGGGGTCCTGCCCAAGGGCCACCCCTTCGTCAACGGGGTGCTGCGCAAGAAGGGCATGGAGAACCTCGTCTTCTACACCTACCTCAAGGTCGGCCTCCAGCCGACCGTCCAGATGCTCGACGCCCTGAAGCAGCTCGGCTTCACCTACGCCACCCGGGCGGGCTTCTCCCTGGGCATCGACGACTTCGTCATCCCCGGCGAGAAGAAGGCCCTGGTCGACAAGGCCGAGCGCGAAGTCCAGGCCATCGAGAACCTCTACCGCGACGGCACCATCTCCTCGGGCGAGCGCTTCAACCGCGTCGTCGAGATCTGGGGCACGGTCACGGACAAGGTCTCGAGCGCCATGATCGAGGAGATGAAGCGCATCAGCCTCGAGGGCAAGGAGCTCAACCCGCTCTACGTCATGGCCGACTCCGGGTCGCGCGGCAACAAGCAGCAGATCCGCCAGCTGGCCGGCATGCGCGGCCTGATGTCGAAGCCCTCGGGCGAGATCCTCGAGACCCCCATCACGGCCAACCTCCGGGAGGGCCTGAACGTCCTCCAGTACTTCATCTCGACCCACGGCGCCCGCAAGGGCCTGGCCGACACGGCCCTCAAGACGGCCAACTCGGGCTACCTGACCCGCAAGCTCGTCGACGTCTGCCAGGAGGTCATCGTCGACGAGCACGACTGCGGCACGCTCAAGGGCATCAACGTCTCGGCCATCGTCGAGAACGGCGAGATCATCGAGCCGTTCCTCGACCGGATCGTCGGGCGCGTCGCCCTCGAGCAGGTCGTTCACCCCGACACGGGCGAGGTCATCGTCGAAATGAACGGCGAGATCACCGAGAAGATCGCCCAACAGTTCCAGGACCTCGGCATCGAGCGGGTCAAGATCCGCTCGGTCCTGAGCTGCGAAGCGAAGCGCGGCATCTGCCAGCTCTGCTACGGCCGCTCGCCGGCCTCCGGCAAGATGGTCGAGCTCGGCGAGGCCGTCGGCATCGTCGCCGCCCAGTCGATCGGCGAGCCCGGCACCCAGCTGACCATGCGCACCTTCCACGTCGGCGGCATCGCCATGGGCGGTGCCGAGCGGTCCAAGATCGAGGCCAAGAACGAGGGCGTCCTGAAGTTCAACAACCTCAAGGCGGTCGCGAACAAGGAAGGCACGCTCATCGTCGTCAACCGCAGCGCCAACATCGCCGTCCTCGACCACCGCGGCCGCGAGGTCGAGCACTACCAGGTGCCCTACGGCGCCCGCATCCTCGTCCCCGAAGGCCAGGAGATCAAGTCCCGCCAGGCCTTCGCCGAGTGGGACCCCTTCAACACCTTCATCTTGACCGAGGAGTCGGGCGCGGTCCGTTTCCACGACGTCGTCCTCGGCGTCAGCATGGAGGAGGTCCAGGACGAGTTCACCGGCCTGATCACCCAGGTCATCATTGACCCCAAGGACGAGAAGCTCCAGCCCCAGGTCGAGATCGTCGATCCGAAGCGGACCGACGACAAGGGCCGGCCGGTCCTCCTGCGGAAGTACTTCCTGCCCTCGGGGGCCAACCTCGAGATCAAGGACGCGGAGGCGGTCTTCGCCGGCGACGTCCTGGCCAAGATCCCGCGCGAGGCGGCCCGCACCAAGGACATCACGGGCGGCCTGCCCCGGGCCGAGGAGCTGTTCGAGGCCCGGCGGCCCAAGCTGCCGGCCGTCATCAGCGAGATCGACGGCACCGTCCAGATCGGCGGCCTCGTCCGCGGCTACCGCAAGATCACCGTCCGCAACGAGCGCGGCGGCGAGAAGGAATACCTCATCCCCAAGGGCGCCCACCTGAGCGTCTCCGACGCCGAGCGCATCCGGGCCGGCGACGCCCTCATGGACGGGCCGGTCAATCCGCACGACATTCTGCGCGTTCTCGGCGAGAAGGAGCTGGCCGAGTACCTCCTCAAGGAGGTCCAGGCCGTCTACCGGCTCCAGGGCGTGGCCATCAATGACAAGCACATCGAGACGATCATCCGGATGATGCTGCGCTGGGTCAAGGTCGAGGAAGTCGGGGACACCGAGTTCCTGATCGACGAGCAGGTCGACAAGTTCGTCTTCCAGGCCGAGAACGAGAAGGTCATGAAGAAGGGAAGCAAGCCGGCCAAGGCCCGGCCGCTCCTCCTGGGCATCACCAAGAGCGCCCTGAGCACGGACAGCTGGATCTCGGCCGCCTCCTTCCAGGAGACCACCCGGGTCCTGACCGAGGCCTGCCTGTACGGGAAGGTCGACTACCTCCGCCGGCTGAAAGAGAACATCATCATGGGACGGCTCATCCCGGCCGGAACGGGCTACAAGTTCTACCGGAACGTCGAGCTGAAGGAAGAAATGCAGCCGCTCCTGGCCGAGAAGGAAGAGGAGGAGGTCCTGCCGGACGCCTGA
- the rpsG gene encoding 30S ribosomal protein S7: protein MPRRGTIKKRKTPVDAIYNSSVVARFINLFLRKGKKTTAERVVYGTMDILKAKTKEDPLKVLEKALENVRPFLETKSRRVGGANYQVPIEVAPGRSYSLGFRWLVKYAKERGGKSMQEKLSAEIIDAINNRGGAVKKREDTHKMAEANRAFAHYKW from the coding sequence ATGCCGAGACGCGGAACCATCAAGAAGCGCAAAACGCCGGTCGACGCCATCTACAACAGCTCGGTGGTCGCCCGGTTCATCAATCTCTTCCTGCGCAAAGGGAAGAAGACGACGGCCGAACGGGTGGTCTACGGCACGATGGACATCCTCAAGGCCAAGACCAAGGAAGACCCGCTCAAGGTCCTGGAGAAGGCCCTGGAGAACGTCCGGCCCTTCCTCGAGACCAAGTCGCGGCGCGTCGGCGGCGCGAACTACCAGGTCCCCATCGAGGTCGCGCCGGGGCGGTCCTATTCCCTGGGCTTCCGCTGGCTGGTCAAGTACGCCAAGGAGAGGGGCGGCAAGAGCATGCAGGAGAAGCTCTCCGCCGAGATCATCGACGCGATCAACAACCGCGGCGGCGCGGTCAAGAAGCGCGAGGATACGCACAAGATGGCGGAGGCCAACCGGGCCTTCGCTCATTATAAATGGTAG
- the rpsL gene encoding 30S ribosomal protein S12 encodes MPTVNQLIRKGRTPKKYKSKSPALDACPQKRGVCTRVFTTTPKKPNSAMRKVARVRLTNNIEVTGYIPGIGHNLQEHSIVMIRGGRVKDLPGVRYHIIRGTLDAEGVQNRCKARSRYGAKRPKEKRVAA; translated from the coding sequence TTGCCGACCGTCAACCAGCTCATCCGCAAGGGGCGAACGCCCAAGAAATACAAGAGTAAGTCTCCGGCCCTCGACGCCTGCCCTCAGAAGCGGGGCGTCTGCACCCGGGTGTTCACGACGACCCCGAAGAAGCCGAACTCGGCCATGCGCAAGGTCGCCCGCGTCCGCCTGACCAACAACATCGAGGTCACGGGCTACATACCCGGCATCGGCCACAACCTCCAGGAGCACTCGATCGTCATGATCCGGGGCGGCCGCGTCAAGGACCTGCCCGGCGTCCGCTACCACATCATCCGCGGCACGCTCGACGCCGAAGGGGTCCAGAACCGCTGCAAGGCCCGCTCCCGCTACGGGGCCAAGAGACCGAAAGAGAAGCGGGTGGCGGCCTAA
- the rpsJ gene encoding 30S ribosomal protein S10, with product MEKIRIRLQSFDHRLLDQSVKDIVIKAKRTGASVAGPIPLPTRIHKFCVLRSPHVDKKSREHFEMRIHKRLIDISEYNNETIEELQKLDLPAGIDVEIQASGTGE from the coding sequence ATGGAAAAGATCAGAATCCGCTTACAGAGCTTCGATCACCGCCTGCTCGACCAGTCCGTCAAGGACATCGTCATCAAGGCGAAACGGACCGGCGCCAGCGTCGCCGGCCCCATCCCCCTGCCGACGCGCATCCACAAGTTCTGCGTCCTCCGTTCCCCGCACGTCGACAAGAAGTCGCGCGAGCACTTCGAGATGCGGATCCACAAGCGGCTCATCGACATCAGCGAATACAACAACGAGACGATCGAGGAGCTCCAGAAGCTCGACCTGCCGGCCGGGATCGACGTCGAGATCCAGGCCTCCGGGACGGGAGAATGA